A part of Cannabis sativa cultivar Pink pepper isolate KNU-18-1 chromosome 6, ASM2916894v1, whole genome shotgun sequence genomic DNA contains:
- the LOC115724616 gene encoding peroxidase 43 isoform X1 — MSLILGLFFSQILLITTSNAQLRVGFYGGSCPAAEAIVRTVVRNAVVANPNTAAKLLRLHFHDCFVQGCDGSILIESVPNAEKDAFQHQGVGGFEVIDTAKRELEVICPGVVSCADIVALAARDAITLARGPVYEVPTGRRDGRISNLLLASDMPEVSDSIQLIKAKFLRKGLTDRDLVVLTAAHTIGTTACFFMTKRLYNFFPRGGGSDPAINPSFLPVLRARCPLNGDVNARLPIDQGSEQTFDIHIMQNIMNGFAVLESDARLRDDVTTRTVMDSYLGLFNNPLFNRPFFQSDFADSMVKMGQIGVKTGFQGEIRRTCSRFN, encoded by the exons CAGCTTAGAGTTGGGTTTTACGGCGGATCATGCCCCGCCGCAGAGGCCATTGTCCGGACAGTAGTCCGAAACGCCGTCGTTGCAAACCCCAACACCGCCGCTAAGCTCCTTCGTCTTCATTTTCACGACTGTTTTGtccag GGTTGTGATGGTTCGATTCTGATTGAAAGCGTTCCTAATGCGGAGAAAGATGCATTTCAGCACCAAGGTGTAGGAGGTTTTGAAGTTATAGATACGGCCAAAAGAGAATTAGAAGTCATTTGCCCTGGTGTTGTTTCTTGTGCTGATATTGTTGCCTTGGCCGCAAGAGACGCCATTACTttg GCTCGGGGACCGGTTTATGAGGTGCCTACAGGGCGAAGGGATGGTCGGATTTCGAATCTTCTTTTGGCGAGCGATATGCCAGAGGTTAGTGACTCAATTCAGCTAATAAAGGCCAAATTTCTAAGGAAAGGGCTCACAGATAGAGACCTTGTAGTCCTAACTG CTGCGCATACTATTGGAACTACAGCATGCTTCTTCATGACCAAAAGGTTGTACAACTTTTTTCCCAGAGGAGGAGGATCCGACCCTGCCATAAATCCTAGTTTCCTTCCGGTGTTGAGGGCGAGATGCCCCCTGAACGGTGATGTGAATGCACGACTGCCGATCGACCAAGGGAGCGAACAAACATTTGACATCCACATCATGCAGAACATCATGAATGGATTTGCTGTGTTGGAGTCTGATGCTAGGCTTAGAGACGATGTCACCACAAGAACTGTAATGGACTCCTACCTTGGTCTCTTTAATAATCCTCTCTTTAATCGACCATTTTTTCAATCTGATTTTGCTGACTCAATGGTGAAGATGGGCCAGATTGGTGTCAAGACTGGTTTTCAAGGAGAGATTAGGAGAACTTGTAGTAGATTCAACTga